A single window of Caldicellulosiruptor bescii DSM 6725 DNA harbors:
- the nadA gene encoding quinolinate synthase NadA has protein sequence MNIEVLKNEIYKLKEEKNALIVAHNYQIDEVQEIADFVGDSFYLSKVCAERPEKVIVFCGVHFMAESAKILSPHKKVLLPEIDAGCPLADMVTAEDVENLKKKYPDYSIVCYINSPASVKAKSDVICTSSNAVKIVREFPNDKIIFLPDKNLGSFVKKQVPEKDIILWEGFCITHYKIKKEDVEKAKSLHPNALVLVHPECRPEVVELADFVGSTKQIIDFANTSKEKEFIIGTEMGVLYSLKKLNPDKKFYILHPGMICPNMKKNTLQSVRDALLYERYQIEVEEEIMEGAKKALSKMLEMG, from the coding sequence AAGCTAAAAGAAGAAAAGAACGCTTTGATAGTTGCTCACAATTACCAAATTGATGAAGTGCAGGAGATTGCTGATTTTGTGGGCGACTCTTTTTATCTTAGCAAAGTGTGTGCTGAGCGTCCAGAAAAAGTTATAGTATTTTGTGGAGTTCATTTTATGGCTGAGAGTGCAAAGATACTTTCGCCACATAAAAAGGTACTGTTGCCAGAGATAGATGCTGGATGTCCTCTTGCTGATATGGTGACTGCAGAAGATGTTGAGAATTTAAAAAAGAAATATCCTGATTATTCAATTGTGTGTTATATTAACTCTCCTGCTTCTGTCAAAGCAAAATCAGATGTTATCTGTACTTCATCAAATGCTGTGAAGATTGTAAGAGAATTTCCTAATGACAAAATAATTTTCTTGCCAGACAAAAACTTAGGAAGTTTTGTAAAAAAACAGGTACCGGAAAAAGACATCATCTTATGGGAAGGATTCTGTATTACCCATTACAAGATAAAAAAAGAGGATGTTGAAAAGGCAAAATCTTTACATCCAAATGCTTTGGTTTTGGTCCATCCTGAGTGTAGACCAGAAGTAGTTGAGCTTGCTGATTTTGTCGGAAGTACAAAACAGATAATAGATTTTGCTAATACTTCGAAAGAAAAAGAGTTTATTATTGGAACAGAGATGGGAGTGCTATACAGTTTAAAGAAGCTAAATCCCGACAAGAAGTTTTATATTCTTCATCCAGGGATGATTTGTCCTAATATGAAGAAGAATACTTTGCAATCGGTAAGAGATGCTCTTTTGTATGAGAGGTACCAGATAGAAGTTGAGGAAGAAATTATGGAAGGCGCAAAAAAAGCACTTTCTAAGATGCTTGAAATGGGCTAA
- the nadB gene encoding L-aspartate oxidase: MTEFKRFCIEFDSGSDEVLNFDVVIIGTGVAGLYTAVNLDKRLKTALVTKETMQVSNTNLAQGGIAAPLSHDDSPDIHYMDTIKAGSGLCDSHMVRILVDEAIENINILLKMNIPFDLDDEGEIILGQEGAHSRRRIIHASGDATGRIVSEHLGHVVKSYENVTIFENAFLVDILTDEQNTAIGVLLKINNKNVILFAKNIVLASGGYGYLYKYTTNPEVTTGDGCAAAVRCGAKVVDMELVQFHPTVLYHEKNKSFLISEAVRGEGGLLFNSFGERFMPKYHPLAELAPRDIVSRSIYFELQRTGSENVFLDITHLDANFIRKRFPNIYQKCLELGIDITKQRIPVAPAQHYSMGGVLSDEFGRTTVENLFVCGEAAGTRVHGANRLASNSLLEGLVFGRRIAQYINGRLQKNVKHIAIYHRSLSKKDFDLNVATEIEGLRSKMSEHAGIVRTREGLEKLIDYIVSRLEILNTMKLSTQKEIEYYNMLMIGYILANAALMRKESRGSHYRKDFPYQDDINWKKHLVYSNIYGWEEIF, from the coding sequence TTGACAGAGTTTAAAAGGTTTTGTATTGAATTTGACTCTGGTAGTGATGAAGTATTAAATTTTGATGTAGTGATTATTGGAACAGGCGTTGCAGGGCTATACACTGCAGTCAATCTTGACAAAAGGCTAAAAACTGCTCTTGTAACAAAAGAAACCATGCAGGTTAGCAATACCAATTTAGCCCAAGGCGGGATTGCAGCGCCACTTAGCCATGATGACAGCCCTGACATACACTACATGGACACAATAAAAGCAGGCAGCGGTCTTTGTGATTCGCACATGGTAAGAATTTTGGTTGACGAGGCTATTGAAAATATAAACATTTTGCTTAAGATGAATATTCCATTTGATTTAGATGACGAAGGGGAGATTATTTTAGGTCAGGAAGGAGCACACAGCCGAAGAAGAATAATTCATGCAAGTGGTGATGCAACAGGAAGAATTGTGTCTGAGCATTTAGGACATGTAGTTAAGTCATATGAAAACGTTACAATATTTGAAAATGCTTTTCTGGTTGATATACTCACCGATGAACAGAACACTGCCATAGGAGTTTTGCTAAAGATAAATAATAAGAATGTCATTTTATTTGCAAAAAACATTGTTCTGGCATCTGGTGGCTATGGATATTTGTACAAATACACAACCAACCCTGAGGTGACAACAGGCGATGGCTGTGCTGCAGCTGTAAGGTGTGGAGCAAAGGTTGTGGATATGGAACTTGTGCAGTTTCATCCTACAGTGCTTTATCATGAAAAAAACAAGAGCTTTTTAATATCAGAGGCAGTAAGAGGAGAAGGTGGTCTTCTTTTTAATAGTTTTGGTGAAAGGTTTATGCCTAAGTACCATCCTCTTGCAGAGCTTGCACCAAGAGATATTGTTTCTCGTAGTATATACTTTGAGCTGCAGAGGACAGGTTCTGAAAACGTATTTCTTGACATTACTCATCTTGATGCTAACTTTATAAGAAAGAGATTTCCTAATATATATCAAAAATGTTTGGAACTTGGTATCGATATTACAAAACAGAGAATTCCTGTTGCACCTGCTCAGCATTATAGTATGGGTGGGGTGCTTTCTGACGAGTTTGGCAGAACCACTGTAGAAAACCTTTTTGTATGTGGTGAGGCAGCAGGGACACGTGTTCATGGAGCAAATAGGCTTGCATCAAATTCACTTTTAGAAGGTCTTGTTTTTGGAAGAAGAATAGCTCAATATATCAATGGCAGGTTACAAAAAAATGTAAAACATATAGCAATCTATCATAGAAGCTTGAGTAAAAAGGATTTTGATTTGAACGTAGCTACCGAGATTGAAGGTTTGAGAAGTAAAATGAGTGAGCATGCAGGGATTGTGCGAACAAGAGAAGGACTTGAAAAATTGATAGATTACATTGTCTCAAGGTTAGAAATATTGAATACAATGAAACTCAGCACTCAAAAAGAGATAGAATATTATAACATGCTTATGATAGGATACATCCTGGCAAATGCTGCGCTTATGAGAAAAGAAAGTAGAGGCTCTCATTACAGAAAAGATTTTCCGTATCAGGACGATATTAACTGGAAAAAGCATTTGGTATATTCAAACATTTATGGATGGGAGGAAATTTTTTAA
- a CDS encoding molybdenum cofactor guanylyltransferase, translating into MKNLFILAGGKSKRLGFDKLYLKISNQSVIQLIDKSIGGLFDKKFIVVKNGHIEFEGFEVIKDKVNIDAPVAGVLTSLMVTRTNKNFIIACDMPFVKKELVEYMLSFDGYDAVVPYYNGYFEPLFCVYTKTFLEKALDFINKDIFSLSTILQNSNVKKIELDEILRFDPFLESFRNINTQSDLEEANERFRRSLSNQV; encoded by the coding sequence ATGAAAAATTTATTTATTTTGGCGGGTGGAAAGTCAAAAAGGCTTGGATTTGACAAATTATATCTTAAGATTAGTAATCAAAGTGTTATACAATTAATAGACAAGAGTATAGGTGGACTTTTTGACAAAAAGTTTATTGTGGTAAAAAATGGGCATATAGAGTTTGAAGGGTTTGAGGTGATAAAAGATAAAGTTAATATAGATGCACCTGTTGCAGGTGTTTTGACAAGTTTGATGGTTACAAGAACAAATAAGAATTTTATAATAGCATGTGATATGCCGTTTGTGAAAAAAGAACTTGTAGAATATATGCTAAGTTTTGATGGTTACGATGCAGTTGTTCCTTATTATAATGGCTATTTTGAGCCTCTTTTTTGTGTATATACTAAAACATTTTTAGAAAAAGCATTGGATTTTATAAACAAGGATATATTTTCTCTTTCTACTATCTTACAGAACTCAAATGTAAAGAAAATTGAACTTGACGAAATTTTGAGATTCGACCCTTTTTTAGAAAGTTTTAGAAATATAAATACTCAATCTGATTTGGAGGAGGCAAATGAAAGGTTTAGAAGATCTCTTTCTAACCAGGTTTGA
- a CDS encoding Asp23/Gls24 family envelope stress response protein — protein sequence MGVYFENEFGKIEITNDCIATIIGLSCMESYGVVGMVSKSVADGIVTLLGRENLQKGIKVMAENGIVNVDIHIIVEYGTRIPVVAENIRERVSYAIGKYTGLKPGTINIFVDGIRL from the coding sequence ATGGGTGTTTATTTTGAAAATGAATTTGGAAAGATAGAGATTACCAATGATTGCATTGCTACAATAATAGGGCTTTCGTGTATGGAAAGCTATGGTGTTGTGGGTATGGTATCAAAAAGTGTAGCAGACGGGATAGTTACACTTCTTGGCAGGGAAAACTTGCAAAAAGGTATAAAGGTTATGGCGGAAAATGGTATTGTTAACGTTGATATTCACATAATTGTGGAGTACGGCACCAGAATTCCTGTTGTTGCTGAAAATATCAGAGAAAGAGTTTCATATGCTATTGGAAAATACACAGGTCTAAAGCCGGGAACTATAAATATCTTTGTAGATGGTATTCGTTTGTAA
- a CDS encoding pseudouridine synthase: MRLDKFLTHCGFGSRSQVKKLIREGIVTVNGKQIVEVDFKINPEEDIIEVDGRVAKFSKQIYIMMNKPKGYVCSNEELASLTVFSLISDDLKYRDLHTVGRLDKDAEGLLIITDDGEYTHRVISPKKRIEKEYLVRLEKEVDEEKLNEFENGIILDDGYKTLPAKYTIIDSTTVKLCIYEGKYHQVKRMFEAIGNKVVDLKRLRIGGLNLDQSLKPGEYRVMKVEEAYLVFGK; encoded by the coding sequence ATGAGGCTTGACAAGTTTCTGACTCACTGTGGTTTTGGTTCACGAAGTCAGGTTAAAAAGTTAATAAGAGAAGGAATTGTAACTGTAAATGGGAAACAAATAGTTGAAGTTGATTTTAAGATTAATCCTGAAGAAGATATAATAGAAGTTGATGGAAGAGTTGCAAAGTTCAGTAAACAGATTTATATCATGATGAACAAACCGAAAGGTTATGTGTGCTCAAATGAAGAGCTGGCATCACTTACAGTGTTTTCACTTATTTCTGATGATTTAAAGTATCGAGATTTGCATACAGTTGGAAGGCTTGACAAAGACGCAGAAGGTCTTTTGATAATTACAGATGATGGTGAATATACGCACAGAGTTATCTCACCCAAAAAAAGAATTGAAAAAGAGTATTTAGTAAGGCTTGAAAAAGAGGTGGATGAGGAAAAGCTGAATGAGTTTGAAAATGGTATTATCTTAGATGATGGTTATAAGACACTTCCTGCAAAATATACTATTATTGATAGTACCACAGTCAAATTGTGTATATATGAAGGTAAATATCATCAAGTTAAAAGGATGTTCGAAGCAATTGGAAATAAGGTGGTGGACCTAAAACGTCTGAGAATAGGAGGTCTTAATTTAGACCAAAGTTTAAAACCGGGTGAATACAGGGTGATGAAAGTGGAAGAGGCTTATTTGGTGTTTGGTAAGTAA
- a CDS encoding class I SAM-dependent rRNA methyltransferase, producing MAKVFLAKGKGLRVESGHPWVFRHEVQKIDGEFEDGDIVDVLNFKGKFVGKGFINSKSQILVRLLTRKNEEINIDFFRKRVQDAWEYRKSIGYTQNCRLIFAEADFLPGLIVDKFGDVLVMQTLSKGVDKFKDKLVEILVEVVNPKAIYERNDARVREIEGLDLRKGFLYGSSPVEVEIEENGIKMIVDIENGQKTGYFLDQKENRVAIRNFVKDKVILDCFCHTGGFTINAAKFGASKVIGVDISDTAIEQAVKNAKLNEVESKCEFVVANVFDYLNELDDKKEKYDMIILDPPAFAKSIHTLENAKRGYKEINLRAMKILKKGGILVTCSCSHYMKPDIFFEVIKDAAIDAKKTLRLIEYRTQAKDHPYLISYEESLYLKCFIFQVL from the coding sequence ATGGCAAAAGTGTTTTTGGCAAAAGGGAAAGGACTGAGAGTAGAGAGCGGTCATCCATGGGTTTTCAGGCATGAAGTACAGAAGATAGATGGGGAGTTCGAGGATGGGGATATTGTTGATGTGTTAAATTTTAAAGGGAAGTTTGTGGGAAAGGGATTTATAAATTCCAAGTCTCAAATACTTGTAAGACTTCTTACACGCAAAAATGAGGAGATTAATATTGACTTTTTTAGAAAAAGAGTTCAAGATGCCTGGGAATACAGAAAAAGTATAGGTTATACACAAAATTGCCGGCTTATATTTGCTGAGGCTGATTTTTTACCAGGACTTATTGTTGACAAGTTTGGTGATGTTCTTGTAATGCAGACATTATCAAAAGGTGTTGACAAATTTAAAGATAAGCTGGTAGAAATATTAGTTGAGGTTGTCAATCCAAAAGCTATATATGAAAGAAATGATGCAAGGGTAAGAGAGATTGAAGGACTTGATTTGAGAAAGGGGTTTTTATATGGCAGCTCACCTGTGGAAGTTGAGATAGAGGAAAATGGTATTAAGATGATAGTGGATATAGAAAATGGACAAAAAACAGGATATTTTTTGGACCAAAAAGAGAACAGGGTTGCAATAAGAAACTTTGTAAAGGATAAAGTTATTTTGGACTGTTTCTGTCACACAGGAGGATTTACAATAAACGCTGCCAAGTTCGGTGCATCAAAGGTCATAGGTGTTGATATCTCAGATACAGCAATTGAACAAGCAGTAAAAAATGCTAAGTTAAATGAGGTTGAATCAAAATGTGAATTTGTGGTTGCAAATGTTTTTGATTATCTGAATGAACTTGACGACAAAAAAGAAAAATACGATATGATAATACTTGACCCTCCGGCATTTGCAAAAAGCATACACACTTTGGAAAATGCAAAAAGAGGTTATAAAGAGATAAACTTGCGAGCTATGAAGATACTCAAAAAGGGTGGAATTCTTGTGACCTGTTCATGTTCACATTATATGAAGCCAGACATATTTTTTGAGGTTATTAAAGATGCTGCAATAGATGCAAAAAAGACGTTAAGGCTCATTGAGTACAGAACACAGGCGAAAGACCATCCATATCTTATTAGCTATGAAGAGTCTCTGTACCTCAAATGTTTTATTTTTCAGGTTCTATAA
- a CDS encoding NUDIX hydrolase yields the protein MKGLEDLFLTRFDLERLPIATDLIVKEVTVTIEDREFFEYVKSKINVDRIGEVVFAIKDGEEVLVVRQKEYPDKVYRIPSGGIGLNEDVDEALKREVKEELALNIKDFLLIGVIKYNLLYLQEHFDFYSFVFLIEKYENDNLAKTDGEISEAIKISFGKLKNLCDILKEQRGFWGDWGKFRFYSTYLVYEYLVRRKIN from the coding sequence ATGAAAGGTTTAGAAGATCTCTTTCTAACCAGGTTTGATTTAGAAAGATTACCAATAGCTACAGATTTAATTGTTAAAGAGGTTACTGTAACAATAGAAGATAGAGAATTCTTTGAATATGTTAAAAGCAAAATAAATGTTGATAGAATAGGTGAAGTGGTGTTTGCGATAAAAGATGGTGAAGAAGTGCTTGTTGTAAGACAAAAAGAGTATCCTGATAAGGTTTACAGGATACCTTCTGGTGGCATCGGTCTTAACGAGGATGTGGATGAGGCTTTGAAAAGAGAAGTAAAAGAAGAGCTTGCACTGAATATTAAAGATTTTTTGCTGATTGGAGTGATAAAGTATAATCTTCTCTATTTGCAAGAACATTTCGATTTTTATTCGTTTGTATTTTTAATTGAAAAGTATGAAAATGATAATCTTGCAAAAACTGATGGCGAAATTTCTGAAGCAATAAAAATTTCTTTTGGTAAATTAAAAAATCTTTGTGATATCTTGAAAGAACAAAGAGGTTTTTGGGGTGACTGGGGCAAGTTTAGGTTCTATTCTACTTATCTTGTATATGAGTACCTTGTACGAAGGAAAATAAACTAA
- a CDS encoding molybdopterin-dependent oxidoreductase, which translates to MKKKTFCPLDCFDSCAIVAQVEDGKAVKLYGSKDHPITNGFLCPKGYRLLEKVYSKERITTPLLRVKNEFHQISWNQALDMIAEQIKEILKKYNSSAILYYSGDGYEGYLRNIERLFFDYLGGATYSEGSLCWGAGLLAQKMDFGNSLCHSPFDIFNSNWIVLWGRNAIWTNLHLFYFVHMAKKQGKKVAVIDIYPTEAFKIADIGLIINPGSDSYLAYGAIKYILENGKEDREFIEKYTIGFEKVKEIASRITYEEIEKKCGVSKKDIENIVNIYIQKPVSTFIGYGPQRYTNGVNTIRTIDYLVAISGNVGIKGGGSNFANRFTQNLASVFKDDNRAVNKRFYNRAKLGEYLKDQQNPPIEMIYISAGNPVSQCPDSDLVFRELQKRFVVVVDMFLTATTQAATIILPAASFLEKEDVFVPNMWHDYIGVSEKVIENIGESKSEVEIINQLAKRLDLDFPIKSEKEWVEYVKAHFEKALNIKFDKYFVRATKMEVPWEDKLFATKSKKFEFENEKMGVAVPTIDENKILKNQLRLVTVHSQKTLHSQEFFERRPIAIFNIEDAKRLGIGNGDKVLIYNGCGSFVVEAILKMDIKRGYIIVEEGYQNQNIETINSCIFPKTAEMDSQAAFNSNFVFVKKVAT; encoded by the coding sequence ATGAAAAAAAAGACATTTTGTCCACTTGACTGTTTTGACAGTTGTGCGATTGTTGCTCAGGTTGAAGATGGGAAAGCAGTAAAACTATACGGTAGTAAAGACCACCCTATCACTAATGGTTTTTTATGCCCGAAAGGTTATAGATTGCTTGAGAAGGTTTATTCAAAAGAAAGGATAACCACTCCTCTTTTGAGGGTCAAAAATGAATTTCACCAAATTTCCTGGAATCAAGCTCTTGACATGATTGCAGAGCAAATAAAAGAGATTTTAAAAAAGTACAACTCAAGTGCCATTTTATACTATAGTGGAGATGGGTATGAAGGATATTTAAGAAATATTGAAAGGCTATTTTTTGATTATTTAGGTGGTGCGACATACTCTGAAGGGAGTTTGTGCTGGGGAGCAGGTCTTCTTGCCCAAAAAATGGATTTTGGAAATTCGCTTTGTCATTCACCGTTTGATATTTTTAATTCTAACTGGATTGTTCTTTGGGGAAGAAATGCTATATGGACAAATCTTCATCTTTTTTATTTTGTCCATATGGCAAAAAAACAGGGTAAAAAAGTAGCAGTGATTGACATTTACCCTACCGAAGCGTTTAAGATAGCTGATATTGGGCTGATTATAAATCCTGGGTCTGACTCTTACCTTGCCTATGGAGCAATAAAATATATATTAGAAAATGGGAAGGAAGACAGAGAATTTATCGAAAAGTATACCATTGGATTTGAAAAGGTAAAGGAGATTGCAAGTAGAATAACATATGAAGAGATAGAGAAAAAGTGCGGTGTGAGTAAAAAAGATATAGAAAACATTGTAAATATTTACATTCAAAAACCTGTATCAACTTTTATTGGATATGGTCCGCAAAGATATACAAATGGAGTAAATACAATTAGAACAATTGACTATCTTGTTGCAATCTCAGGTAATGTGGGAATAAAGGGCGGAGGTTCAAACTTTGCTAACAGGTTCACTCAAAATTTAGCTTCAGTTTTCAAAGACGATAACAGGGCTGTGAATAAGCGTTTTTATAACAGAGCAAAACTTGGTGAATATCTAAAAGACCAGCAAAACCCGCCGATTGAGATGATTTATATATCTGCTGGAAATCCTGTTTCGCAGTGTCCTGACTCAGATTTGGTATTTAGGGAACTTCAAAAAAGATTTGTGGTTGTTGTTGATATGTTTTTGACAGCGACAACGCAAGCAGCAACCATTATACTTCCTGCTGCAAGTTTTCTTGAGAAAGAAGATGTGTTTGTGCCGAATATGTGGCATGATTATATTGGGGTTTCTGAGAAGGTTATTGAAAACATCGGTGAGTCAAAGTCAGAGGTTGAGATAATAAACCAGCTTGCAAAAAGGCTTGACTTGGATTTTCCTATAAAATCAGAAAAAGAGTGGGTAGAATATGTAAAAGCTCATTTTGAGAAAGCTTTAAATATTAAATTTGACAAATATTTTGTGCGTGCAACCAAAATGGAAGTTCCATGGGAAGATAAACTATTTGCAACAAAGAGCAAAAAATTTGAATTTGAAAATGAAAAGATGGGTGTAGCTGTGCCAACTATAGATGAAAATAAGATATTAAAAAACCAGCTCAGACTTGTGACCGTTCATTCTCAAAAAACATTGCATTCTCAGGAGTTTTTTGAAAGAAGACCAATTGCTATTTTTAATATTGAGGATGCAAAGAGACTTGGAATTGGAAATGGCGATAAAGTGCTTATTTACAATGGCTGTGGAAGTTTTGTTGTTGAAGCAATTTTGAAAATGGATATAAAAAGAGGTTATATAATTGTTGAAGAAGGTTATCAAAACCAAAATATTGAGACAATAAACTCTTGCATTTTTCCCAAGACAGCAGAGATGGACAGTCAAGCAGCATTTAATTCAAATTTTGTATTTGTGAAAAAGGTGGCAACATGA
- a CDS encoding ECF transporter S component has translation MKQVELKNLVKVSIFGALAFVVMLIEFPLGIFPEFLKLDFSDCIALIISFALGPAWGVGVEFLKNVLHLFVTKTVGIGEFANFMIGGFFVYIAGYIYAKNRTKRGAAVALIISTIAFSIWAGLLNYFVLLPLYENALKFPISEIVKIASKVNGLVTDKFTLILFSIIPFNLVKGTIISVVTFVIYKRLSKIVKR, from the coding sequence ATGAAACAGGTTGAGTTAAAAAATCTTGTTAAGGTTTCAATCTTTGGTGCTTTAGCATTTGTTGTAATGCTAATAGAATTTCCTTTAGGGATATTTCCGGAATTTTTAAAGCTTGATTTTAGTGACTGTATAGCATTGATAATTTCATTTGCTCTTGGACCTGCTTGGGGTGTGGGTGTTGAATTTTTGAAAAATGTACTTCATCTGTTTGTTACCAAAACGGTCGGGATAGGCGAATTTGCTAACTTTATGATTGGCGGCTTTTTTGTGTACATTGCAGGATACATATATGCCAAGAATAGAACTAAAAGAGGTGCTGCAGTAGCTCTTATTATTTCTACCATTGCATTTTCTATCTGGGCCGGTTTGCTAAACTACTTTGTGCTTCTCCCTCTTTACGAAAATGCTTTGAAATTTCCAATCTCAGAGATAGTAAAAATTGCTTCAAAGGTAAATGGTCTTGTGACAGATAAGTTTACATTGATTTTATTTTCAATAATTCCTTTTAATTTGGTAAAAGGTACAATAATTTCAGTGGTTACTTTTGTTATTTATAAAAGGTTGTCGAAGATTGTAAAAAGATAG
- the nadC gene encoding carboxylating nicotinate-nucleotide diphosphorylase, whose protein sequence is MLNFLVIDKIIRDALIEDMPYGDITTDLLIPQESTSSAVLLAKESGILCGIDVAKRVFEILDSNIKFEKLKTDGDNIQKGDVLAKIQGKTRAILMGERLALNILQRMSGIATFTNMLVQKVKGYRAAVTDTRKTIPLLRMLDKYAVFVGGGKNHRYSLSDAVLIKDNHIKAVGSITEAVKRAKENVPHTMKVEVEVRNMQEFEEALAAGADIIMLDHFTVDEMKMAVEKAEGRVLIEASGNINIDSIEEIAKTGVDIISVGSITHSVKSLDISLDFVD, encoded by the coding sequence ATGCTGAATTTTTTGGTGATTGATAAAATTATTAGAGATGCACTTATAGAAGATATGCCATATGGAGATATTACAACAGACTTATTAATTCCACAAGAGAGCACGTCGAGTGCTGTTTTATTGGCTAAAGAGAGCGGAATTTTATGTGGAATAGATGTGGCAAAGAGAGTATTTGAGATATTAGACTCAAACATAAAATTTGAAAAGTTAAAAACTGATGGAGACAATATTCAAAAAGGTGATGTTTTGGCCAAAATACAAGGGAAAACACGAGCAATCTTGATGGGTGAAAGGCTTGCTTTAAACATTCTTCAAAGGATGAGCGGTATTGCAACGTTTACAAATATGCTTGTCCAAAAGGTGAAAGGATACAGGGCAGCTGTCACTGATACTCGAAAGACCATTCCTCTTTTGAGAATGCTTGATAAATACGCTGTTTTTGTCGGTGGTGGAAAAAATCATAGGTATTCCTTATCTGATGCAGTGCTAATTAAGGATAATCACATAAAGGCTGTTGGGAGTATAACAGAGGCTGTAAAAAGAGCAAAAGAGAATGTCCCACATACAATGAAAGTCGAAGTAGAAGTGCGTAATATGCAAGAGTTTGAAGAGGCATTGGCTGCTGGTGCAGATATAATTATGCTTGACCATTTCACAGTTGATGAGATGAAAATGGCTGTTGAGAAAGCTGAAGGAAGAGTTTTAATAGAAGCATCGGGAAATATAAATATTGATAGCATTGAAGAGATTGCAAAAACAGGTGTTGATATTATTTCTGTTGGTTCTATTACCCATTCAGTAAAAAGCCTTGATATTAGCCTTGACTTTGTAGACTAA
- a CDS encoding RsmB/NOP family class I SAM-dependent RNA methyltransferase — MNLPEEFLSKMREILNDEFDQFIKIYDFDSYKGFRVNTAKVSVKEFIDKMGIEFERIPWCKDGFFYTEELRLSKHPYYFAGLVYIQEPSAMFPVEALDVKEGEKVLDLCAAPGGKSIQIAARLGQNGLLISNDVKPSRIKALVKNVENLGLTNVVILNNKPKEIAESYGAYFDKILVDAPCSGEGMFRKDPTAAKKWTSNHPEKYVNLQRSIMTEVDELLKVGGEIVYSTCTFEVEENEGIIDWFLKKHKNYEVVEIKKYEGFSDGIEINGNENLKKAVRIYPHRVRGEGHFICKLRKVRESGFEWTFQPQRLEVDSEDLKIFEKFCNKYLNIDLSNFKDRVFYKKANKLYLGFDGPFDKITPLRNGLLLGEVYKGRFYPSAHLIASLKCENLKVAINFSQEDERLWRYLKGETIENKENLNGFVGICVDGFTLGWGKAEGHIIKNYFPKGWRLE; from the coding sequence TTGAATTTGCCAGAAGAATTTTTGTCAAAAATGAGAGAGATTTTAAATGATGAATTTGACCAGTTTATAAAAATATATGACTTTGACAGTTATAAAGGTTTTAGGGTCAACACTGCCAAAGTTTCAGTCAAAGAGTTTATAGATAAAATGGGAATTGAATTTGAAAGAATTCCATGGTGTAAAGATGGTTTTTTCTACACTGAAGAGTTAAGACTGAGCAAACACCCATACTATTTTGCTGGGCTTGTATATATTCAGGAACCATCAGCCATGTTTCCGGTTGAGGCTTTGGATGTAAAGGAAGGCGAAAAAGTTTTGGACTTGTGTGCTGCACCTGGGGGAAAGAGCATTCAGATAGCAGCAAGACTTGGTCAAAATGGATTGCTTATATCCAATGATGTAAAACCATCAAGAATCAAGGCGCTTGTAAAGAATGTTGAAAATCTTGGGCTTACAAATGTTGTCATTCTGAACAACAAACCAAAAGAGATAGCGGAAAGCTATGGTGCATATTTTGACAAGATTTTAGTTGACGCACCTTGTTCTGGTGAGGGAATGTTTCGCAAAGACCCAACGGCAGCCAAAAAGTGGACTTCCAATCATCCTGAAAAGTATGTCAATCTGCAGAGAAGTATAATGACAGAGGTGGATGAACTTTTGAAAGTGGGTGGTGAGATAGTATATTCCACCTGTACGTTTGAAGTAGAAGAGAATGAAGGAATTATTGACTGGTTCTTAAAAAAACATAAAAACTATGAGGTTGTTGAGATAAAAAAATATGAGGGTTTTTCGGATGGAATTGAGATAAATGGCAATGAAAATTTGAAAAAAGCGGTGAGAATTTACCCGCATAGGGTCAGAGGCGAGGGACATTTTATTTGCAAGTTAAGAAAGGTGCGAGAAAGTGGATTTGAGTGGACTTTTCAGCCACAAAGATTAGAGGTGGACAGTGAGGATTTAAAAATTTTCGAAAAGTTTTGTAATAAATACTTGAACATAGACTTAAGTAACTTTAAAGATAGGGTGTTTTATAAAAAAGCAAACAAACTGTATTTGGGTTTTGACGGACCTTTTGATAAAATAACACCGCTTCGAAATGGTCTTTTGCTTGGAGAAGTTTATAAAGGAAGATTTTATCCTTCTGCTCATTTGATTGCGAGTTTAAAGTGCGAAAATCTCAAGGTTGCTATTAACTTTTCTCAAGAAGATGAAAGGTTGTGGAGGTATTTAAAAGGCGAGACGATAGAGAACAAAGAAAATCTGAATGGATTTGTAGGGATATGTGTAGATGGCTTTACTCTTGGTTGGGGTAAAGCAGAGGGACATATAATAAAAAATTATTTCCCAAAAGGATGGAGATTAGAATAA